In Scophthalmus maximus strain ysfricsl-2021 chromosome 16, ASM2237912v1, whole genome shotgun sequence, the following proteins share a genomic window:
- the qki2 gene encoding protein quaking-B isoform X3, which yields MVGETEVKERPKSNPDYLMQLMNDRKVMSSLPNFSGIFTHLERLLDEEIGRVRKDMYNDTLNGGMFNGRDMEELPEAIGPVAQLQEKLYVPVKEFPDFNFVGRILGPRGLTAKQLEAETGCKIMVRGKGSMRDKKKEEMNRGKPNWEHLSEDLHVLITVEDTHNRAKIKLQRAINEVKKLLVPAAEGEDNLKKMQLMELAILNGTYRDANVKTPTGAFTLGNPQAPRIITGPTPVLPPSMRNPAPVNTPTLMPLIRQIQSSALVQGGNPHPALVQQGPESGIIYTPYEYPYTLTPSILEYPIDSTGVLAGAMTTKVRRHDKRIHPYQRVVTTDRAATATNP from the exons ATGGTCGGGGAGACAGAGGTGAAGGAGCGACCCAAGTCCAACCCGGACTATCTCATGCAGCTGATGAACGACCGCAAGGTGATGAGCTCGCTGCCCAACTTCAGCGGCATCTTCACGCATCTGGAGCGGCTGCTGGACGAAG AAATCGGCAGGGTACGCAAGGACATGTACAACGACACGCTGAACGGCGGCATGTTCAACGGGCGGGACATGGAGGAGCTCCCCGAAGCCATCGGCCCCGTGGCccagctgcaggagaagctCTACGTGCCGGTCAAAGAGTTCCCCGAC TTCAACTTCGTGGGGAGGATCCTGGGCCCGCGTGGACTGACGGCCAAGCAGCTGGAGGCAGAGACCGGATGCAAGATTATGGTGCGAGGGAAGGGCTCCATGAGAGACAAGAAGAAG GAGGAGATGAACCGAGGGAAGCCCAACTGGGAGCACCTGAGCGAGGACCTCCACGTCCTGATCACAGTCGAGGACACACACAACCGGGCCAAGATCAAGCTCCAGCGGGCCATCAACGAGGTCAAGAAACTTCTCGTCCCCGCT GCCGAGGGGGAGGACAACCTGAAGAAAATGCAATTGATGGAGCTGGCCATTCTCAACGGGACTTACAGAGACGCCAATGTCAAGACGC CCACCGGTGCCTTCACGCTAGGGAACCCTCAGGCACCTCGGATCATCACGGGTCCGACGCCCGTCCTGCCTCCCTCCATGCGCAACCCCGCCCCCGTCAACACGCCAACGCTCATGCCTCTGATTCGCCAGATCCAGAGTTCCGCCCTGGTGCAGGGGGGCAATCCGCACCCGGCGCTGGTGCAGCAAGGGCCCGAATCTGGAATCATCTACACACCCTACGAGTATCCTTACACACTCACGCCCTCCATATTGGAATACCCGATTGACTCAACTGGAGTATTAG CAGGTGCCATGACCACTAAGGTACGACGCCACGACAAGAGAATCCATCCTTACCAAAGGGTAGTGACCACAGACAGAG CTGCCACGGCAACTAACCCATGA
- the qki2 gene encoding protein quaking-B isoform X2, whose product MVGETEVKERPKSNPDYLMQLMNDRKVMSSLPNFSGIFTHLERLLDEEIGRVRKDMYNDTLNGGMFNGRDMEELPEAIGPVAQLQEKLYVPVKEFPDFNFVGRILGPRGLTAKQLEAETGCKIMVRGKGSMRDKKKEEMNRGKPNWEHLSEDLHVLITVEDTHNRAKIKLQRAINEVKKLLVPAAEGEDNLKKMQLMELAILNGTYRDANVKTPTGAFTLGNPQAPRIITGPTPVLPPSMRNPAPVNTPTLMPLIRQIQSSALVQGGNPHPALVQQGPESGIIYTPYEYPYTLTPSILEYPIDSTGVLVSSPCVFAGAMTTKVRRHDKRIHPYQRVVTTDRAATATNP is encoded by the exons ATGGTCGGGGAGACAGAGGTGAAGGAGCGACCCAAGTCCAACCCGGACTATCTCATGCAGCTGATGAACGACCGCAAGGTGATGAGCTCGCTGCCCAACTTCAGCGGCATCTTCACGCATCTGGAGCGGCTGCTGGACGAAG AAATCGGCAGGGTACGCAAGGACATGTACAACGACACGCTGAACGGCGGCATGTTCAACGGGCGGGACATGGAGGAGCTCCCCGAAGCCATCGGCCCCGTGGCccagctgcaggagaagctCTACGTGCCGGTCAAAGAGTTCCCCGAC TTCAACTTCGTGGGGAGGATCCTGGGCCCGCGTGGACTGACGGCCAAGCAGCTGGAGGCAGAGACCGGATGCAAGATTATGGTGCGAGGGAAGGGCTCCATGAGAGACAAGAAGAAG GAGGAGATGAACCGAGGGAAGCCCAACTGGGAGCACCTGAGCGAGGACCTCCACGTCCTGATCACAGTCGAGGACACACACAACCGGGCCAAGATCAAGCTCCAGCGGGCCATCAACGAGGTCAAGAAACTTCTCGTCCCCGCT GCCGAGGGGGAGGACAACCTGAAGAAAATGCAATTGATGGAGCTGGCCATTCTCAACGGGACTTACAGAGACGCCAATGTCAAGACGC CCACCGGTGCCTTCACGCTAGGGAACCCTCAGGCACCTCGGATCATCACGGGTCCGACGCCCGTCCTGCCTCCCTCCATGCGCAACCCCGCCCCCGTCAACACGCCAACGCTCATGCCTCTGATTCGCCAGATCCAGAGTTCCGCCCTGGTGCAGGGGGGCAATCCGCACCCGGCGCTGGTGCAGCAAGGGCCCGAATCTGGAATCATCTACACACCCTACGAGTATCCTTACACACTCACGCCCTCCATATTGGAATACCCGATTGACTCAACTGGAGTATTAG TCTCTTCTCCCTGTGTTTTTGCAG GTGCCATGACCACTAAGGTACGACGCCACGACAAGAGAATCCATCCTTACCAAAGGGTAGTGACCACAGACAGAG CTGCCACGGCAACTAACCCATGA
- the qki2 gene encoding protein quaking-B isoform X5 — MVGETEVKERPKSNPDYLMQLMNDRKVMSSLPNFSGIFTHLERLLDEEIGRVRKDMYNDTLNGGMFNGRDMEELPEAIGPVAQLQEKLYVPVKEFPDFNFVGRILGPRGLTAKQLEAETGCKIMVRGKGSMRDKKKEEMNRGKPNWEHLSEDLHVLITVEDTHNRAKIKLQRAINEVKKLLVPAAEGEDNLKKMQLMELAILNGTYRDANVKTPTGAFTLGNPQAPRIITGPTPVLPPSMRNPAPVNTPTLMPLIRQIQSSALVQGGNPHPALVQQGPESGIIYTPYEYPYTLTPSILEYPIDSTGVLGMAFPTKG, encoded by the exons ATGGTCGGGGAGACAGAGGTGAAGGAGCGACCCAAGTCCAACCCGGACTATCTCATGCAGCTGATGAACGACCGCAAGGTGATGAGCTCGCTGCCCAACTTCAGCGGCATCTTCACGCATCTGGAGCGGCTGCTGGACGAAG AAATCGGCAGGGTACGCAAGGACATGTACAACGACACGCTGAACGGCGGCATGTTCAACGGGCGGGACATGGAGGAGCTCCCCGAAGCCATCGGCCCCGTGGCccagctgcaggagaagctCTACGTGCCGGTCAAAGAGTTCCCCGAC TTCAACTTCGTGGGGAGGATCCTGGGCCCGCGTGGACTGACGGCCAAGCAGCTGGAGGCAGAGACCGGATGCAAGATTATGGTGCGAGGGAAGGGCTCCATGAGAGACAAGAAGAAG GAGGAGATGAACCGAGGGAAGCCCAACTGGGAGCACCTGAGCGAGGACCTCCACGTCCTGATCACAGTCGAGGACACACACAACCGGGCCAAGATCAAGCTCCAGCGGGCCATCAACGAGGTCAAGAAACTTCTCGTCCCCGCT GCCGAGGGGGAGGACAACCTGAAGAAAATGCAATTGATGGAGCTGGCCATTCTCAACGGGACTTACAGAGACGCCAATGTCAAGACGC CCACCGGTGCCTTCACGCTAGGGAACCCTCAGGCACCTCGGATCATCACGGGTCCGACGCCCGTCCTGCCTCCCTCCATGCGCAACCCCGCCCCCGTCAACACGCCAACGCTCATGCCTCTGATTCGCCAGATCCAGAGTTCCGCCCTGGTGCAGGGGGGCAATCCGCACCCGGCGCTGGTGCAGCAAGGGCCCGAATCTGGAATCATCTACACACCCTACGAGTATCCTTACACACTCACGCCCTCCATATTGGAATACCCGATTGACTCAACTGGAGTATTAG GTATGGCTTTCCCAACCAAAGGCTAA
- the zgc:112285 gene encoding elastase-1, translating into MAVPGPPLLLPLSLLLPLLLSKASLPAAAYTLTPGRQPQHKVLHLDWPKDCGMAHFKPNMAERIVSGNEARPHSWPWQVSLQVRPRGSKQYIHVCGGTLIHKNWVLTAAHCFQKGKAEDAGSWRIVLGKHQLKRSEMAERIFPVKRIYRHENFRYPAHSELDYDIALVKAAKDIVPSNFIRYACLPRKQTSLKPGHYCWVTGWGDTRGGKENVSLAEALNQARLPIIDFKTCRQKKFWGDRVRDSMICAGFRDTEDPPAACQGDSGGPLLCQLGRDRWEVHGVVSFGPIGCTVENKPSVFTRTAAYIPWIEATRIRDFFLH; encoded by the exons ATGGCTGTGCCAGGACCCCCTCTACtgctccctctgtccctgctgctgccgctgctgttgaGCAAGGCATCCCTGCCCGCAGCCGCATACACGCTCACCCCCGGACGGCAGCCACAGCACAAAGTCCTTCACCTGG ACTGGCCTAAGGATTGTGGTATGGCTCACTTCAAGCCCAACATGGCTGAAAGGATAGTGTCTGGGAACGAGGCCAGACCTCACTCGTGGCCCTGGCAGGTCTCTCTGCAG GTTCGTCCCAGGGGAAGTAAACAATACATTCATGTCTGCGGAGGAACTCTCATCCACAAGAACTGGGtcctcactgctgctcactgcttccAGAA GGGTAAAGCCGAGGATGCCGGGAGCTGGAGGATCGTCCTGGGGAAGCACCAGCTGAAGCGTTCAGAGATGGCGGAGAGGATTTTCCCGGTGAAGAGAATCTACCGGCACGAGAACTTCCGCTATCCCGCCCACAGTGAGCTGGACTACGACATTGCCCTGGTGAAGGCCGCCAAAGACATTGTCCCTTCGAACTTCATCCGCTACGCCTGCCTGCCGCGCAAGCAGACCAGCCTCAAACCGGGACACTACTGCTGGGTCACGGGCTGGGGAGACACCCGGG GCGGGAAGGAGAATGTGTCTCTGGCAGAAGCCTTGAACCAAGCTCGCCTCCCCATCATCGACTTCAAGACCTGCCGGCAGAAGAAATTTTGGGGCGACCGCGTCCGAGACTCCATGATCTGCGCCGGCTTTAGGGACACAGAGGATCCCCCTGCCGCGTGCCAG GGCGACTCTGGTGGTCCTCTGCTGTGCCAGCTGGGGCGCGACCGCTGGGAGGTGCACGGCGTGGTGAGCTTCGGCCCCATCGGCTGCACCGTGGAGAACAAACCCAGCGTGTTCACGCGCACCGCCGCCTACATCCCCTGGATCGAGGCGACGCGCATCAGGGACTTCTTCCTGCACTGA
- the qki2 gene encoding protein quaking-B isoform X4 — MVGETEVKERPKSNPDYLMQLMNDRKVMSSLPNFSGIFTHLERLLDEEIGRVRKDMYNDTLNGGMFNGRDMEELPEAIGPVAQLQEKLYVPVKEFPDFNFVGRILGPRGLTAKQLEAETGCKIMVRGKGSMRDKKKEEMNRGKPNWEHLSEDLHVLITVEDTHNRAKIKLQRAINEVKKLLVPAAEGEDNLKKMQLMELAILNGTYRDANVKTPTGAFTLGNPQAPRIITGPTPVLPPSMRNPAPVNTPTLMPLIRQIQSSALVQGGNPHPALVQQGPESGIIYTPYEYPYTLTPSILEYPIDSTGVLGAMTTKVRRHDKRIHPYQRVVTTDRAATATNP; from the exons ATGGTCGGGGAGACAGAGGTGAAGGAGCGACCCAAGTCCAACCCGGACTATCTCATGCAGCTGATGAACGACCGCAAGGTGATGAGCTCGCTGCCCAACTTCAGCGGCATCTTCACGCATCTGGAGCGGCTGCTGGACGAAG AAATCGGCAGGGTACGCAAGGACATGTACAACGACACGCTGAACGGCGGCATGTTCAACGGGCGGGACATGGAGGAGCTCCCCGAAGCCATCGGCCCCGTGGCccagctgcaggagaagctCTACGTGCCGGTCAAAGAGTTCCCCGAC TTCAACTTCGTGGGGAGGATCCTGGGCCCGCGTGGACTGACGGCCAAGCAGCTGGAGGCAGAGACCGGATGCAAGATTATGGTGCGAGGGAAGGGCTCCATGAGAGACAAGAAGAAG GAGGAGATGAACCGAGGGAAGCCCAACTGGGAGCACCTGAGCGAGGACCTCCACGTCCTGATCACAGTCGAGGACACACACAACCGGGCCAAGATCAAGCTCCAGCGGGCCATCAACGAGGTCAAGAAACTTCTCGTCCCCGCT GCCGAGGGGGAGGACAACCTGAAGAAAATGCAATTGATGGAGCTGGCCATTCTCAACGGGACTTACAGAGACGCCAATGTCAAGACGC CCACCGGTGCCTTCACGCTAGGGAACCCTCAGGCACCTCGGATCATCACGGGTCCGACGCCCGTCCTGCCTCCCTCCATGCGCAACCCCGCCCCCGTCAACACGCCAACGCTCATGCCTCTGATTCGCCAGATCCAGAGTTCCGCCCTGGTGCAGGGGGGCAATCCGCACCCGGCGCTGGTGCAGCAAGGGCCCGAATCTGGAATCATCTACACACCCTACGAGTATCCTTACACACTCACGCCCTCCATATTGGAATACCCGATTGACTCAACTGGAGTATTAG GTGCCATGACCACTAAGGTACGACGCCACGACAAGAGAATCCATCCTTACCAAAGGGTAGTGACCACAGACAGAG CTGCCACGGCAACTAACCCATGA
- the qki2 gene encoding protein quaking-B isoform X1: MVGETEVKERPKSNPDYLMQLMNDRKVMSSLPNFSGIFTHLERLLDEEIGRVRKDMYNDTLNGGMFNGRDMEELPEAIGPVAQLQEKLYVPVKEFPDFNFVGRILGPRGLTAKQLEAETGCKIMVRGKGSMRDKKKEEMNRGKPNWEHLSEDLHVLITVEDTHNRAKIKLQRAINEVKKLLVPAAEGEDNLKKMQLMELAILNGTYRDANVKTPTGAFTLGNPQAPRIITGPTPVLPPSMRNPAPVNTPTLMPLIRQIQSSALVQGGNPHPALVQQGPESGIIYTPYEYPYTLTPSILEYPIDSTGVLVSSPCVFAAGAMTTKVRRHDKRIHPYQRVVTTDRAATATNP, translated from the exons ATGGTCGGGGAGACAGAGGTGAAGGAGCGACCCAAGTCCAACCCGGACTATCTCATGCAGCTGATGAACGACCGCAAGGTGATGAGCTCGCTGCCCAACTTCAGCGGCATCTTCACGCATCTGGAGCGGCTGCTGGACGAAG AAATCGGCAGGGTACGCAAGGACATGTACAACGACACGCTGAACGGCGGCATGTTCAACGGGCGGGACATGGAGGAGCTCCCCGAAGCCATCGGCCCCGTGGCccagctgcaggagaagctCTACGTGCCGGTCAAAGAGTTCCCCGAC TTCAACTTCGTGGGGAGGATCCTGGGCCCGCGTGGACTGACGGCCAAGCAGCTGGAGGCAGAGACCGGATGCAAGATTATGGTGCGAGGGAAGGGCTCCATGAGAGACAAGAAGAAG GAGGAGATGAACCGAGGGAAGCCCAACTGGGAGCACCTGAGCGAGGACCTCCACGTCCTGATCACAGTCGAGGACACACACAACCGGGCCAAGATCAAGCTCCAGCGGGCCATCAACGAGGTCAAGAAACTTCTCGTCCCCGCT GCCGAGGGGGAGGACAACCTGAAGAAAATGCAATTGATGGAGCTGGCCATTCTCAACGGGACTTACAGAGACGCCAATGTCAAGACGC CCACCGGTGCCTTCACGCTAGGGAACCCTCAGGCACCTCGGATCATCACGGGTCCGACGCCCGTCCTGCCTCCCTCCATGCGCAACCCCGCCCCCGTCAACACGCCAACGCTCATGCCTCTGATTCGCCAGATCCAGAGTTCCGCCCTGGTGCAGGGGGGCAATCCGCACCCGGCGCTGGTGCAGCAAGGGCCCGAATCTGGAATCATCTACACACCCTACGAGTATCCTTACACACTCACGCCCTCCATATTGGAATACCCGATTGACTCAACTGGAGTATTAG TCTCTTCTCCCTGTGTTTTTGCAG CAGGTGCCATGACCACTAAGGTACGACGCCACGACAAGAGAATCCATCCTTACCAAAGGGTAGTGACCACAGACAGAG CTGCCACGGCAACTAACCCATGA
- the timm23a gene encoding mitochondrial import inner membrane translocase subunit Tim23, whose translation MDNNSQGSGGIKGGLGGFFGGGAPEYSNTELAGVPLTGMSPLSPYLNVDPRYLIQDTDEFILPTGANKTRGRFELAFFTIGGSCMTGAAFGAVNGLRMGLTETRDMAWSKPRNVQIINMVTRQGASWANTLGSVALLYSAFGVAIAKARGAEDDINTVAAGTLSGMLFKSGSGLKGVARGGLAGLALSGAYALYNNWDHITGSTSSSRLY comes from the exons ATGGACAACAACTCGCAAGGATCGGGGGGAATCAAAGGAGGCCTCGGGGGTTTCTTCGGTGGCGGTGCGCCCGAGTACTCCAACACAGAGCTCGCCGGTGTCCCGT TGACCGGGATGAGTCCTCTGTCCCCGTACCTCAACGTCGACCCTCGGTACCTGATACAG GACACAGATGAGTTCATTCTGCCAACAGGCGCCAATAAAACAAGAGGGAGGTTTGAACTGGCTTTCTTCACTATTGGAGGCTCCTGCATGACTG GCGCAGCATTCGGAGCTGTCAACGGTCTCAGGATGGGCCTGACAGAGACCAGAGACATGGCGTGGTCCAAGCCTCGTAACGTACA GATCATCAACATGGTGACCAGGCAGGGTGCATCTTGGGCCAACACATTGGGCTCTGTTG CATTGCTGTACAGTGCTTTTGGTGTGGCCATAGCGAAAGCCAGAGGAGCGGAAGATGACATCAACACAGTGGCTGCTGGGACGTTAAGTGGGATGCTTTTTAAATCAGGAA GTGGATTGAAGGGTGTGGCCCGTGGCGGTCTTGCAGGTTTAGCCTTGTCCGGTGCCTACGCTCTCTACAACAACTGGGACCACATCACTGGCTCAACCTCGTCCTCCCGGCTCTACtaa